One Algoriphagus sp. Y33 genomic window, ATAAAAAGTAATAATTTTGAAGATTAACAGTGTCCAGTCCATGCTATTGGCTGGGATATTTTTCGCTCTGATGAATGTGTCTGTAAAGTACATTCCGCATATTCCCGCTATAGAAATCATAGTTTTTAGATCAGTTTTCTCTTTGATTTTTAGCTACTTGGTTCTAAAAAAACAAAAAGTCAATGTCTTCGGAAATAATAAAAAATGGCTGATTATCCGTGGTATAGTGGGGTCGATAGGATTGATTTCTTTCTTCTATACGCTGCAAAACATACCATTGGCCAGTGCGGTGACTATTCAGTATTTGTCACCGGTTTTCACTACGATTTTCGGAGTGTTTTTACTTAAGGAAAAGGTGAAACCCATTCAGTTTTTATTCTTTGCGATTTCCTTTGCGGGTGTTGTGCTTATTCAGGGAGTAGATGCGAGGGTAGATACATTCTGGGCTATCGTGGGTATTCTCTCTGCGATA contains:
- a CDS encoding DMT family transporter, with product MLLAGIFFALMNVSVKYIPHIPAIEIIVFRSVFSLIFSYLVLKKQKVNVFGNNKKWLIIRGIVGSIGLISFFYTLQNIPLASAVTIQYLSPVFTTIFGVFLLKEKVKPIQFLFFAISFAGVVLIQGVDARVDTFWAIVGILSAIFSGLAYNVIRKLKNTEHPLVIIFYFPLVTLPFALIVSAFGWVNPVGWDWVILLFIGMCTQTAQYFLTIAYQNANVSKVSSLTYIGIVYALLFGFFFFGETFSALVYAGMGLVLLGILLNMRVKQVS